The genomic DNA GGTTGAAACGATCTCGACGGCGGAGCTTCACGCCGCAATGAACTCGAGCCAATCGCCGCCGGTGTTGGTCGATGTCCGCAGCGATGCGGAACGAGCCGTCTCTCGGATTCCCGGTGCGATCACGCAGCAGGAATTTGAAGCCACCTCGGATGAAACGCTCGCCGGCCGACGCGTAGTGACCTACTGCACCGTGGGCGGACGCAGCTATTGGTACGCTCGCCGACTGGCTGCCAGCGGCATCGATGCCGCGAACTATCGCGACAGCATTCTAGGTTGGTGCCGCGCAGGCCTTCCGCTCGAATCGCCAGACGGCGAAGCTACCAACGCCGTGCATCCGTATTGGCGGATCTTCCACGTGCCGGATCGATACGATGTGAAGACGTGAACGGTGGTCGATACGAATCATTCTTCTGATAAATCCCCAGGGTCAGGCGTTGCGTTTTGCGAAGGGCCGAATTCCAGAAAGCCTTGCGTTTCGCACCGAGTAGCTGGGAGAATTGGCAGAATGATGGGGGGCGGAATGATTTGCAGCGACGACAAGATGGTTGTGTTGGCGCAAACGCTTCGTTCTCGAGAGCGATCAGCGGATGAAACGTATGGTGAGAGAGCTTGTTTTTGGAGGCT from Rosistilla oblonga includes the following:
- a CDS encoding rhodanese-like domain-containing protein; translated protein: MAAGDIVLRLCNASFGAIEAVRRSLGRPGVETISTAELHAAMNSSQSPPVLVDVRSDAERAVSRIPGAITQQEFEATSDETLAGRRVVTYCTVGGRSYWYARRLAASGIDAANYRDSILGWCRAGLPLESPDGEATNAVHPYWRIFHVPDRYDVKT